TTTAGAATCTGTACAAAATGATCATGTTAACTTATTTCGTCGTTTGTCTGGCGGCGGCACAGTTTACCATGATTTAGGTAATTTAAATTATTCATTCATTAATAAAACCAACATTAGCAAACCTAATAGTTATAAGGATTTAGCGATTCCAATAATAGATTTTTTAAATTCTATTGGAGTTAAAGCTGAATTTAAAGGTAGAAATGATATTGAAATTGATGGTAAAAAAATAAGCGGAAATGCTCAATATATTTATCAAGATAAATTATTGCATCATGGAACATTATTATTTAGTTTAAATCAAAATAAATTATCTAAGTATTTAAATGTTGATCCTAGTAAAATTCAAGCTAAAGGTATTGATTCTATAAAAAAAAGAATAACAAATATATCAGAACATTTACCTAGAAATTTTGATTGAGATATTGATATTTTTATAGACAAAATATCTAATTGATTTTTAAAAAATAATGATTGTAAGCCAATAGTTTTAGATGAATTTGCAAAAAAAATAATTGAAGACAGAGCAAAAAATCATTTTTCAAGTTGAGATTGAAATTATGGTAATTTGGATGAAGCAACTTTTTTAAATAAAAAAAGATTTCAAGGTGGCAATTTAGAAGTTTATTTAATTGTTAAAAATGGACTAATAAAAAAAATTAATTTTATTGGTGATTTTTTAAGTGTTAAAGATATTAATGATCTTGAAGAAAAATTTGTAAATAAAAAATATAATATTCAACAAGTTAATCTAATACTTAGTCAATTTGATTTAAAAGATTATTTTGGACAAATTAGTAAAAATGAAATTTTAACGGTGATGTTTGACAATGGAAAATAATAATAAAAACTATTGTGATGTTCTTTTGAATTACTTAAATTCATTAGTAAATGAAAAAGAATTTCTTGTTTATTTAGAACAAAATTCATTTCCAAATATTGATGAATTAAAAGACGATGAACAATTGTTTGAAATTTGTACAGATTTAAATAAATATTTAATTGATACAAAAAAAGATTTGTTTCAGCAATTTCAAACAATTGTTAATAATTTTTATAGTGAAAATAACAATTTATCTTTTATCTTGTTTTCAAGTTTATTGACTAGATTATTTGGTCCTATAGCTGATTATTATGAAATAAAAAATAATTTGGAATTAGTTGTTTTTTTGCGTGAAGAAGCTTACAAATTAAAAAAATAAATTAATTTAATTTTTTGTTTTTAATATTGATGTGCAGTTTTTCTATTTGTTTAAAACAATAAAGTTTAAAGTGAGTTATTGAATAAACTAATCCAAAAGTAAATAATGCGCAAGGAATTAATATTCAACCTCAAATATTTTTATTTACACTTGAACCAACTATTAATTGCTGATTATTATTAAAAGCAATATCAAAATTTAAAATGACTTTAAAAAAAATTAAACCTATAAGCATTCTTGATATAACACCAACAAGCATTATTTGGTCAGAAATAAAGGATTGATGTTTTTCATTAATTACATTAATTTTATGGATAAAATTGCTAGGTTCTTTTTTTGATTTAAACGATGCACATATATTTATAAATAAGATATTAAGAATTAGAACATGTAGCGAGCATGCACCAGTTCCTATATAGAAGGTGTTAAATGATTTTTTTATTAAAAAATCAGTTGTAGTTTCTATAACAAAGAATGATAAACAAATACTTAAAAAAATAGTTAATGCTATTTTTCAAGGAA
This is a stretch of genomic DNA from Mycoplasmoides pirum ATCC 25960. It encodes these proteins:
- a CDS encoding lipoate--protein ligase — protein: MSWFLSTSSLNPYINAATEEYLLKNFDSKNEPIIYLWRNDNTIVIGRNQNPLKEINLESVQNDHVNLFRRLSGGGTVYHDLGNLNYSFINKTNISKPNSYKDLAIPIIDFLNSIGVKAEFKGRNDIEIDGKKISGNAQYIYQDKLLHHGTLLFSLNQNKLSKYLNVDPSKIQAKGIDSIKKRITNISEHLPRNFDWDIDIFIDKISNWFLKNNDCKPIVLDEFAKKIIEDRAKNHFSSWDWNYGNLDEATFLNKKRFQGGNLEVYLIVKNGLIKKINFIGDFLSVKDINDLEEKFVNKKYNIQQVNLILSQFDLKDYFGQISKNEILTVMFDNGK